From the genome of Methylomonas sp. UP202, one region includes:
- a CDS encoding ATP-binding cassette domain-containing protein, translated as MLNFKNIAIRRGNLLLFSGASFTIHKGQKIGLTGANGAGKSSLFALLRNELHADEGEFSMPPNLEIAHVAQETPALSSSAIDYVLDGDRELRALQQQLAAAEADHDGIKLAELHVALDHVGGYTAQARASRLLNGLGFSTEQESRPVSSFSGGWRMRLNLAQALMCRSDVLLLDEPTNHLDLDAVMYLQDWLVKYPGTLLLISHDRDFLDTITDHIVHIEQNQAEIYTGNYSAFERMRAEKLAQQQSAYEKQQREIAHMQSFVDRFKAQATKARQAQSRIKALERMELIAQAHVDSPFGFSFPPPKKMPNPLLQLEHADIGYGDKVIVKNASLTITPGDRIGLLGPNGAGKSSLIKVLSGQMPALSGKLRNAQDLNIGYFAQHQLELLRLEESPLWHLQQLDKQATEKDLRNFLGGFDFRGDKVNDPVEPFSGGEKARLVLAMLVYQNPNLLLLDEPTNHLDLEMRHALSVALQEYQGALLVVSHDRHLLRSVTDTLLLVAGGQVQPFDGDLDDYKQWLAEQKKAGDEPAGSAETASGVSRKDQRKQDAERRQRLKPLLDAVKKAEAAVEKFHQQQRELEEQLADPAIYSDDNKERLKQLLAQKANVDSALEQAELDWLTAEETLAQAE; from the coding sequence ATGCTCAATTTCAAAAACATCGCGATCCGCCGCGGCAACCTCTTGTTGTTCAGCGGCGCGTCCTTCACGATACACAAGGGCCAAAAGATCGGTCTGACTGGCGCCAACGGCGCCGGCAAATCCAGCTTGTTCGCGCTTTTGCGCAACGAACTTCACGCCGACGAGGGCGAATTTTCGATGCCGCCGAATCTGGAAATTGCCCACGTCGCTCAGGAGACTCCGGCGCTGTCCAGTTCGGCGATCGATTACGTGTTGGACGGCGACCGCGAACTACGCGCCTTGCAGCAACAATTGGCGGCGGCCGAGGCCGATCACGACGGCATCAAGTTGGCCGAATTGCACGTCGCGCTGGACCATGTCGGCGGCTACACCGCCCAGGCCCGCGCGTCGCGCTTGCTGAACGGCTTGGGCTTCAGCACCGAACAGGAAAGCCGGCCGGTCAGCTCGTTTTCCGGCGGTTGGCGGATGCGCTTGAATCTGGCTCAAGCCTTGATGTGCCGGTCCGACGTGTTATTGCTCGACGAGCCGACCAACCACCTGGACTTGGACGCGGTGATGTATTTGCAGGACTGGCTGGTCAAATATCCCGGCACCTTGCTGTTGATTTCGCACGACCGCGATTTTCTCGACACCATCACCGACCACATCGTCCATATCGAACAAAACCAGGCTGAGATCTACACCGGCAACTATTCGGCATTCGAACGCATGCGCGCCGAAAAGCTGGCCCAGCAACAATCGGCTTACGAAAAGCAGCAGCGCGAAATCGCGCACATGCAAAGCTTCGTCGATCGCTTCAAGGCCCAGGCGACCAAGGCCCGTCAGGCGCAGAGCCGGATCAAGGCCCTGGAACGCATGGAATTGATCGCCCAGGCCCACGTCGATTCGCCGTTCGGTTTCAGCTTTCCGCCGCCGAAAAAAATGCCCAATCCGCTGCTGCAACTGGAACACGCGGACATCGGCTACGGCGACAAAGTCATCGTCAAAAACGCCAGCCTGACCATCACGCCCGGCGATCGCATTGGCTTGCTGGGACCCAACGGCGCCGGCAAGTCCAGTCTGATCAAGGTGCTATCCGGACAAATGCCGGCCTTGAGCGGCAAGTTGCGGAACGCTCAGGACTTGAACATCGGCTACTTCGCCCAGCATCAACTGGAGTTGCTGCGGCTGGAGGAAAGCCCGCTGTGGCATCTGCAACAGCTCGACAAGCAAGCCACCGAGAAGGATTTGCGCAATTTTCTGGGCGGTTTCGATTTTCGCGGCGACAAGGTCAACGATCCGGTCGAGCCGTTTTCCGGCGGCGAAAAAGCCCGGCTGGTGTTGGCGATGCTGGTTTATCAAAACCCGAATTTGCTGTTGCTCGACGAGCCGACCAACCATCTGGATTTGGAGATGCGTCATGCCTTGAGCGTGGCCTTGCAGGAATACCAAGGCGCGTTGCTGGTGGTGTCGCATGACCGGCATTTGCTGCGCTCGGTCACCGACACCTTGCTGCTGGTGGCCGGCGGGCAAGTCCAGCCCTTCGACGGCGATTTGGACGATTACAAGCAATGGCTAGCCGAACAAAAAAAGGCCGGCGACGAACCGGCCGGGTCGGCGGAAACGGCGAGCGGCGTGTCCCGCAAGGATCAACGCAAACAGGATGCCGAACGCCGGCAGCGTTTGAAACCGTTGCTGGACGCGGTCAAGAAAGCCGAGGCGGCGGTCGAGAAGTTTCACCAGCAGCAGCGCGAGCTGGAGGAACAACTGGCCGATCCGGCTATCTACAGCGACGACAACAAGGAAAGGCTCAAGCAGTTGTTGGCTCAAAAGGCGAACGTCGATAGCGCGCTGGAACAGGCCGAACTGGATTGGCTGACCGCCGAGGAAACTCTGGCGCAGGCCGAATAA
- a CDS encoding universal stress protein, producing MAIYQHILLAVDFFEANDQVVHKASQIAEQNNAKLSLVHVVDNLPISDPAADAIIPFDVELTQELMDACKQRLIKLGEELRVPVERQYLEMGSPKMEIVRIAEENQADLIVVGSHGRHGLALLLGSTANGVLHHAKCDVLAVRLADD from the coding sequence ATGGCCATTTACCAACACATATTACTGGCAGTCGATTTTTTCGAGGCCAACGATCAAGTCGTTCACAAGGCTAGCCAAATTGCCGAGCAGAACAATGCCAAGCTCAGCTTGGTTCACGTCGTCGACAATTTGCCGATTTCCGATCCGGCCGCCGACGCCATCATCCCATTCGATGTCGAATTGACCCAAGAGCTGATGGATGCCTGCAAACAACGCCTAATTAAACTCGGCGAGGAGTTGCGGGTGCCGGTCGAACGCCAATACCTGGAAATGGGTAGCCCGAAAATGGAAATCGTCCGGATTGCCGAGGAAAACCAGGCCGACTTGATCGTGGTCGGCTCGCACGGCCGGCACGGTTTGGCCCTGCTGCTCGGCTCTACCGCCAACGGCGTGTTGCACCACGCCAAATGCGACGTACTGGCGGTCAGGCTGGCGGATGATTGA
- the cobU gene encoding bifunctional adenosylcobinamide kinase/adenosylcobinamide-phosphate guanylyltransferase: MIELVLGGARSGKSRYAETRAAESGLPVVYVATAEAGDAEMRERIARHRLDRPAGWVTVEEPLDLAGTLRAAAADHCILVDCLTLWLSNALFDSRGNLRADHYYRHRDALCETLSSVRRRVVMVSNEVGYGVVAADPATRRFVDEAGFLHQRLAEICDRVTLVAAGLPLVLKSA; this comes from the coding sequence ATGATTGAATTGGTGCTGGGCGGGGCGCGTTCAGGCAAGAGTCGCTATGCCGAAACGCGGGCCGCCGAATCGGGCTTGCCGGTGGTCTACGTGGCTACCGCCGAAGCCGGCGACGCCGAGATGCGCGAGCGCATCGCCCGCCATCGTCTAGATCGTCCCGCCGGCTGGGTGACCGTCGAGGAGCCGCTGGATCTGGCCGGTACGCTACGGGCCGCCGCCGCCGATCACTGCATTCTGGTCGATTGCCTGACGCTGTGGCTCAGCAATGCCTTGTTCGATAGTCGCGGCAATTTGCGGGCGGATCACTACTACCGCCACCGCGACGCGCTGTGCGAGACCTTGAGCTCGGTGCGGCGACGGGTGGTGATGGTCAGCAACGAAGTCGGTTACGGCGTGGTCGCCGCCGATCCGGCCACCCGCCGTTTCGTGGACGAGGCCGGTTTTTTGCATCAACGGCTGGCCGAAATCTGCGACCGGGTGACGTTGGTGGCGGCCGGTTTGCCGCTGGTTCTGAAATCGGCGTGA
- the cobT gene encoding nicotinate-nucleotide--dimethylbenzimidazole phosphoribosyltransferase, protein MDWIFQAQAQPDRRLFEIAAARQTQLTKPPGSLGVLEESAVRLAALQRRERPSVERVWISVFAADHGIAEAGVSAFPQVVTQEMVKNFAAGGAAVNVLARALGADFEVVDVGLVAPVDVPGVVNCRAGSGTASFLTAPAMSAEQLAVALSAGRDAVARALAAGAELFVGGEMGIANTASASALAAARLGLPAADLTGAGTGLSPGQIDRKAAVIEQALAFHREALSSPLAMLQILGGFEIAALTGAYLAAAQQGLPVVVDGFISGVAALLAAALCPGCADWLFFGHRSAEKGHVLVLEALHARPLLALDLRLGEASGALMAIPVLQMACRLHNEMATFAQAGVSTA, encoded by the coding sequence ATGGATTGGATATTTCAAGCGCAGGCCCAGCCGGACCGGCGGCTGTTCGAGATCGCCGCCGCTCGGCAAACGCAATTGACCAAACCGCCCGGATCGTTGGGTGTGCTGGAGGAAAGCGCCGTGCGCTTGGCGGCTTTGCAGCGCCGGGAGCGGCCGAGCGTCGAACGGGTCTGGATCAGTGTGTTCGCCGCCGATCACGGCATCGCCGAGGCGGGCGTGTCGGCATTTCCGCAAGTGGTCACCCAGGAAATGGTCAAGAATTTCGCGGCCGGCGGCGCCGCGGTCAACGTATTGGCTCGCGCCCTCGGCGCGGACTTCGAAGTCGTCGATGTCGGTCTGGTGGCGCCGGTGGACGTGCCCGGCGTCGTCAATTGCCGCGCGGGTTCCGGTACGGCCAGCTTTTTGACGGCGCCGGCAATGAGTGCCGAGCAACTTGCGGTCGCGTTGTCCGCCGGCCGGGACGCGGTGGCACGAGCGCTGGCTGCCGGCGCCGAATTGTTCGTCGGCGGCGAAATGGGTATCGCCAATACCGCCAGTGCCAGCGCATTGGCCGCCGCCCGGCTGGGTTTGCCGGCCGCCGATTTAACCGGCGCCGGTACCGGTCTGAGCCCTGGGCAGATCGACAGGAAGGCGGCGGTCATCGAGCAGGCCTTGGCTTTTCACCGCGAGGCGTTGAGCTCGCCGCTGGCGATGTTGCAAATCCTGGGCGGTTTCGAAATCGCCGCGCTGACCGGTGCCTATCTGGCCGCGGCCCAGCAGGGTTTGCCGGTCGTCGTCGACGGCTTCATTAGCGGGGTGGCGGCCTTACTGGCCGCCGCGCTATGTCCGGGCTGCGCCGATTGGTTGTTCTTCGGCCACCGTTCGGCCGAAAAAGGTCACGTTCTGGTGTTGGAAGCGCTACACGCCAGGCCCTTGCTGGCGTTGGATTTGCGGCTGGGCGAAGCCAGCGGGGCGTTGATGGCGATACCGGTGTTGCAAATGGCTTGCCGCTTGCACAACGAGATGGCGACCTTCGCCCAGGCCGGCGTCAGTACCGCTTGA
- a CDS encoding TM2 domain-containing protein: MRRIRGGENRVNDMLGHIESYDADCQTGVIKAKDQFYEFHIEQWQSDAPPKSGDDVDFDFEDDKVTEVSLVGAYLMESQPVKSRIVAGLLGISLGAVGLHRIYLGFYTIGIVQILVTLATGGYGVMWGFIEGVLILTGHIFKDAKGRHLK, translated from the coding sequence ATGCGGCGTATTCGAGGCGGCGAGAACCGGGTTAACGACATGCTAGGACATATAGAGAGTTACGACGCCGATTGCCAAACCGGCGTTATCAAAGCCAAAGACCAATTTTACGAGTTTCATATCGAGCAATGGCAATCCGACGCGCCGCCCAAGTCCGGCGACGACGTGGATTTCGATTTCGAGGACGACAAAGTCACCGAAGTCAGTCTGGTCGGTGCCTATCTGATGGAATCCCAACCGGTGAAAAGCCGGATAGTGGCCGGTTTGTTGGGTATCTCGCTGGGTGCGGTCGGTTTGCACCGCATCTATTTGGGCTTTTACACGATAGGTATCGTACAGATTCTGGTGACCTTGGCGACCGGCGGTTACGGCGTGATGTGGGGCTTCATCGAGGGCGTGCTGATCCTGACCGGACATATTTTCAAAGACGCCAAGGGCAGGCACCTGAAATAA
- a CDS encoding adenosylcobinamide-GDP ribazoletransferase → MRAFWLAWQFLTRFPVPAVGFDGPTAGRSLLCYPLVGLLLGGLLSGLAASLTGTPAYLLAGILLTAWVLATGALHLDGLADCADAWVGGHGDRERSLRIMKDPAAGPVAVCLLVLILLLKWAALTALLERHDPSPLWTAPLLGRTAILLLMLTAEYVSPAGLAATWLAHADFRAMRWTVGAALLLALGLSGWLPLLAAGLVLWWLRRAALARLGGVTGDVYGAAVELVETTVLLAVAL, encoded by the coding sequence GTGCGAGCGTTCTGGCTGGCCTGGCAATTTCTGACCCGGTTTCCGGTCCCGGCGGTTGGGTTCGACGGACCGACGGCCGGCCGATCCTTGCTTTGCTATCCGTTGGTCGGTTTGCTGCTCGGCGGCTTGTTGAGCGGGTTGGCGGCCTCGTTGACCGGAACGCCGGCCTACTTGCTGGCGGGCATCTTGTTGACGGCTTGGGTACTGGCGACCGGCGCGCTGCATTTGGACGGTTTGGCCGATTGCGCGGATGCCTGGGTCGGCGGCCACGGCGACCGCGAACGCAGTTTGCGCATTATGAAAGATCCGGCCGCCGGGCCGGTGGCGGTCTGTTTGCTGGTGTTAATCCTGTTGCTGAAATGGGCGGCGCTGACGGCGCTGTTGGAACGGCATGATCCGTCACCGCTATGGACCGCGCCGTTGCTGGGGCGCACGGCGATTTTGCTGCTCATGTTGACCGCCGAGTACGTCAGCCCAGCCGGGTTGGCGGCGACCTGGCTGGCGCATGCCGATTTCCGGGCGATGCGCTGGACCGTCGGCGCGGCGCTGTTGTTGGCGTTGGGCCTGTCGGGCTGGCTGCCGCTGCTCGCGGCCGGTCTGGTGCTGTGGTGGCTGCGGCGCGCGGCGCTGGCCCGTTTGGGCGGCGTGACCGGCGACGTGTACGGTGCCGCCGTCGAATTGGTCGAAACGACGGTATTGCTGGCGGTGGCCTTGTGA
- the bluB gene encoding 5,6-dimethylbenzimidazole synthase: MPISESGETGAASAFSAAEIAGVYRVIAERRDMRHFLSDPVDPALLARLLQAAHQAGSVGLMQPWRFIRITDTTLRQRIHDLVEQERVATAEALAERRDEFMRLKVEGILDCGELLVVALPDRRERHIFGRRTLPEMDVASAACAIQNLWLAARAEGLGMGWVSLFDPAALAALLNMPAGAKPIAILCLGHVAEFYPKPMLELENWATPQALSALVWENAWQDDP, translated from the coding sequence GTGCCGATTAGTGAATCCGGCGAAACCGGCGCGGCTTCGGCTTTCAGTGCGGCCGAAATTGCCGGCGTTTACCGGGTGATCGCCGAGCGTCGCGATATGCGCCATTTTCTGTCCGATCCGGTCGATCCGGCCTTACTGGCCCGCTTGCTGCAAGCCGCGCATCAAGCCGGCAGCGTCGGTCTGATGCAACCCTGGCGCTTTATTCGCATCACCGATACCACATTGCGGCAGCGCATTCACGACCTGGTCGAACAAGAACGCGTCGCCACCGCCGAGGCGTTGGCCGAACGCCGCGACGAATTCATGCGTTTGAAGGTGGAGGGTATCCTCGATTGCGGCGAATTGCTGGTGGTGGCCTTGCCGGATCGGCGCGAGCGGCATATCTTCGGCCGGCGCACCCTACCGGAAATGGATGTGGCGTCGGCGGCCTGCGCGATACAAAACCTGTGGTTGGCGGCCCGCGCCGAAGGCCTCGGCATGGGCTGGGTGTCGTTGTTCGATCCGGCGGCGTTGGCGGCCTTGCTGAATATGCCGGCCGGCGCCAAGCCGATCGCGATTTTGTGTTTGGGCCACGTCGCCGAGTTTTACCCCAAGCCGATGTTGGAACTGGAAAACTGGGCGACGCCGCAAGCCTTGTCGGCGTTGGTCTGGGAAAACGCTTGGCAAGATGATCCCTAA
- a CDS encoding cobyric acid synthase — protein sequence MIPKALMVQGTTSDAGKSTLVTALCRYYRRQGVAVAPFKPQNMALNSAVTVDGGEIGRAQAVQAAACGLPPHSDMNPVLLKPHSDTGAQVIIHGRVLANQSAAQYHDYKTVAMQAVLASWRRLTGQYQAVIVEGAGSPAEINLRAGDIANMGFAEAVDCPVILIADIDRGGVFAHIVGTLALLSESERRRVIGFVINRFRGDIGLLQPGLDWLEAETGKPVLAVLPYLPDLFLEAEDALSSRHARGSGARPFDIVVPHLPSFSNHTDFDPLQLHPGVRVRFAKSPERIGGADLVVLPGSKAVRRDLARLRAMGWDTFIQRHLRYGGKLLGICGGFQMLGRAIHDPLGIEGEPGSVAGLGLLDIETELAPDKCLRQTGGRLAGTETAVAGYEIHMGVSRGPGLAHPLLELAAGPDGAVSADGQVAGTYLHGLFDLPAAADALLAWAGYADAGAVDLAALREAGIDSLADCLAEHFDFAKLTEGLREFG from the coding sequence ATGATCCCTAAAGCCTTGATGGTGCAAGGCACCACTTCCGATGCCGGTAAGAGCACGCTGGTGACGGCGCTGTGCCGTTACTACCGGCGCCAGGGCGTGGCGGTGGCGCCGTTCAAGCCGCAAAATATGGCCTTGAACAGCGCGGTGACGGTGGACGGCGGCGAAATCGGCCGCGCCCAGGCGGTGCAGGCCGCCGCGTGCGGCTTGCCGCCGCATAGCGACATGAATCCGGTGCTGCTGAAGCCCCATTCCGATACCGGCGCTCAGGTCATCATTCACGGCCGGGTACTGGCCAACCAGTCCGCCGCGCAATATCACGATTACAAGACGGTGGCGATGCAGGCGGTGTTGGCCTCCTGGCGGCGTTTGACCGGACAATATCAAGCGGTGATCGTCGAAGGTGCCGGCAGTCCGGCCGAAATCAATTTGCGGGCCGGCGATATCGCCAATATGGGTTTCGCCGAAGCGGTCGACTGTCCGGTCATCTTGATCGCCGACATCGATCGCGGCGGGGTGTTCGCCCACATTGTCGGTACTTTGGCGCTGTTGAGCGAAAGCGAGCGGCGGCGAGTCATCGGCTTCGTGATCAACCGGTTTCGCGGCGACATCGGGCTGCTGCAACCCGGCTTGGACTGGTTGGAAGCCGAAACCGGCAAGCCGGTACTGGCGGTGTTGCCTTATTTGCCCGATTTGTTCCTGGAGGCCGAGGACGCCTTGTCCAGCCGGCATGCCCGCGGCAGCGGTGCACGGCCGTTCGACATCGTCGTGCCGCATCTGCCCAGCTTCAGCAACCATACCGACTTCGATCCGTTACAACTGCATCCCGGCGTGCGGGTGCGTTTCGCCAAATCGCCCGAGCGGATCGGCGGCGCCGATTTAGTGGTGCTGCCGGGCAGTAAGGCGGTGCGCCGCGACTTGGCGCGTTTGCGGGCGATGGGCTGGGATACCTTCATCCAACGCCATTTGCGCTATGGCGGCAAACTGCTGGGTATTTGCGGCGGCTTTCAAATGCTGGGCCGGGCAATACACGACCCGCTCGGCATTGAGGGCGAGCCGGGTAGCGTGGCCGGTCTGGGCCTGTTGGACATCGAGACCGAGCTGGCGCCGGACAAATGCCTGCGCCAAACCGGCGGCCGACTGGCCGGCACAGAAACAGCCGTGGCGGGCTATGAAATTCATATGGGCGTCAGTCGCGGACCGGGCTTGGCGCACCCGCTGTTGGAATTGGCGGCCGGCCCGGACGGTGCCGTGTCGGCCGACGGCCAGGTGGCCGGTACTTATTTGCACGGCTTGTTCGATTTGCCGGCGGCGGCCGATGCCTTACTCGCCTGGGCCGGTTACGCCGACGCCGGCGCGGTGGATTTGGCGGCCTTGCGCGAGGCGGGTATCGACAGCCTGGCCGACTGTCTGGCCGAGCATTTCGATTTCGCCAAACTGACCGAGGGATTGCGCGAGTTTGGTTGA